The following proteins come from a genomic window of Microbacterium sp. SY138:
- a CDS encoding glycine--tRNA ligase, with protein MAEQSRLDKVIALARHRGFVFQAGEIYGGSRSAWDYGPLGTELKENIRRQWWQTFVRGRGDMVGLDSSIILPKRVWEASGHVATFTDPLVECLQCHKRFRADNLIEDFEARKGRKAENGLADIPCPNCGTKGQYTEPKAFSGLVKTYLGVVDDESGLYYLRPETAQGIFVNFSNVLTASRKKPPFGIGQVGKAFRNEITPGNFIFRTREFEQMEIEFFTPPAEAQEWFEHWVEACWNWFIDLGIDPENMRQFDVPEDDRAHYSAGTIDVEYKFGFTGKEWGELMGVANRTDYDLSSHSEASGQSLTYFDQATGERYTPYVIEPSFGLTRAMMAFLVDAYREEQVPNAKGGTDVRTVLKLDPRLAPVKAAVLPLSRNENLSPLAREVADTLRSSWAVDFDDAGAIGRRYRRQDEIGTPFCVTVDFDSLDDRAVTVRDRDTMAQERVSIDELHAYLAERLRGA; from the coding sequence ATGGCCGAACAGTCCCGCCTCGACAAGGTCATCGCCCTCGCCCGCCACCGCGGGTTCGTGTTCCAAGCGGGTGAGATCTACGGCGGTTCCCGGTCGGCCTGGGACTACGGCCCCCTCGGTACGGAGCTCAAGGAGAACATCCGCCGGCAGTGGTGGCAGACGTTCGTGCGCGGTCGTGGCGACATGGTCGGCCTCGACTCCAGCATCATCCTGCCCAAGCGCGTGTGGGAGGCGTCGGGTCACGTCGCGACCTTCACCGACCCGCTGGTCGAGTGCCTGCAGTGCCACAAGCGCTTCCGCGCCGATAACCTCATCGAGGACTTCGAGGCGCGCAAGGGTCGGAAGGCCGAGAACGGTCTCGCCGACATCCCCTGCCCGAACTGCGGCACCAAGGGGCAGTACACCGAGCCCAAGGCATTCTCCGGTCTGGTCAAGACCTACCTCGGCGTCGTCGACGACGAGTCGGGTCTCTACTACCTGCGCCCCGAGACTGCGCAGGGCATCTTCGTGAACTTCTCGAACGTGCTCACCGCGAGCCGCAAGAAGCCGCCGTTCGGCATCGGCCAGGTCGGCAAGGCGTTCCGCAACGAGATCACGCCCGGAAACTTCATCTTCCGCACTCGCGAGTTCGAGCAGATGGAGATCGAATTCTTCACGCCGCCGGCCGAGGCGCAGGAGTGGTTCGAGCACTGGGTCGAGGCCTGCTGGAACTGGTTCATCGATCTCGGCATCGACCCCGAGAACATGCGTCAGTTCGACGTTCCGGAGGACGATCGCGCGCACTACTCCGCCGGCACGATCGACGTCGAGTACAAGTTCGGCTTCACCGGCAAGGAGTGGGGCGAGCTCATGGGCGTCGCCAACCGCACCGACTACGACCTCTCCAGCCACAGCGAGGCGTCCGGCCAGAGCCTGACGTACTTCGACCAGGCAACGGGCGAGCGTTACACCCCGTACGTGATCGAGCCGTCTTTCGGTCTCACCCGCGCGATGATGGCGTTCCTCGTCGACGCCTACCGTGAGGAGCAGGTGCCCAACGCCAAGGGTGGCACCGATGTGCGCACGGTGCTCAAGCTCGACCCGCGCCTGGCTCCGGTCAAGGCCGCCGTGCTGCCGCTGAGCCGCAACGAGAACCTGTCGCCGCTCGCGCGCGAGGTCGCCGACACGCTCCGCAGCTCGTGGGCTGTCGACTTCGACGACGCCGGTGCGATCGGTCGCCGCTACCGTCGTCAGGATGAGATCGGCACCCCGTTCTGCGTCACGGTCGACTTCGACTCCCTCGACGACCGTGCCGTCACCGTGCGCGACCGCGACACCATGGCGCAGGAACGCGTCTCGATCGACGAGCTGCACGCGTACCTGGCCGAGCGCCTGCGCGGCGCCTGA
- a CDS encoding oligopeptide:H+ symporter, translating to MSTAARTPRTRDDDTRFFGQPWALVHIFGVEMWERFSFYGMQGILLIYLYFSLTEGGLGIPKAIAGGIVGAYGGSVYLSTILGAWLADRLFGAERVLFVSAMVIVAGHLALALLPGAVGVGVGLVLVALGSGGLKANATSVVGSLYSADDPRRDAGFSLFYLGINLGAFLGPILTGILQSSLGFHYGFGLAAVGMTLGLIQYAFGRTSLPASAREVPNPLPKSRYLLVGLIAGGAVVLVAVLVLTGVIRPDNLATLVIGVTIVAAVAYFSVILGSRRIDATERSRVWAFLPLFITSVAFWSLYQQQFTVLTIYSDQRLDRNLFGWEMPVSWVQSINPVFIIILSGVFAAIWTKLGKRQPSTPVKFALAAIIMGSAFLLFLPFAGGGANSTPLLAIVGILFVFTVAELLISPVGLSAATKLAPTVFRTQMVALFFLSIALGTAISGWLVQFYDPENEVPFFSILGGIAIVVGIGLLLSVKPVLKLMRGVR from the coding sequence ATGAGCACTGCAGCGCGAACACCGCGGACCCGCGACGACGACACCCGGTTCTTCGGGCAACCGTGGGCCCTGGTGCACATCTTCGGCGTGGAGATGTGGGAGCGCTTCAGCTTCTACGGCATGCAGGGCATCCTGCTCATCTACCTGTACTTCTCGCTGACCGAAGGCGGCCTCGGCATCCCCAAGGCGATCGCGGGCGGCATCGTGGGCGCGTACGGAGGATCGGTCTACCTCTCGACGATCCTGGGCGCGTGGCTCGCGGATCGCCTGTTCGGCGCGGAGCGGGTGCTGTTCGTCAGCGCGATGGTGATCGTGGCGGGACACCTCGCCCTCGCCCTGCTCCCCGGAGCGGTGGGTGTCGGCGTCGGCCTGGTGCTCGTCGCACTCGGCTCCGGTGGACTCAAGGCCAATGCGACGTCGGTCGTGGGCAGTCTCTACAGCGCCGACGATCCACGACGGGATGCCGGGTTCTCGCTGTTCTACCTCGGCATCAACCTCGGCGCCTTCCTGGGTCCGATCCTCACCGGCATCCTGCAGTCCTCGCTCGGCTTCCACTACGGCTTCGGGCTCGCGGCCGTCGGGATGACGCTGGGACTCATCCAGTACGCGTTCGGCCGCACGTCGCTGCCCGCCTCGGCGCGGGAGGTGCCGAACCCGCTCCCGAAGTCCCGCTACCTTCTGGTCGGGCTCATCGCCGGTGGCGCGGTCGTACTCGTCGCCGTCCTGGTGCTGACCGGCGTGATCCGGCCCGACAACCTCGCCACCCTCGTGATCGGCGTCACGATCGTCGCCGCCGTCGCCTACTTCTCGGTGATCCTCGGCAGCCGTCGCATCGACGCCACCGAACGCTCCCGGGTGTGGGCGTTCCTGCCGCTGTTCATCACGAGCGTCGCATTCTGGTCGCTGTACCAGCAGCAGTTCACCGTGCTGACGATCTACTCCGACCAGCGCCTGGACCGGAATCTCTTCGGATGGGAGATGCCCGTGTCGTGGGTGCAGTCCATCAATCCGGTGTTCATCATCATCCTGTCCGGCGTCTTCGCGGCGATCTGGACCAAGCTCGGGAAGCGACAGCCCTCGACCCCGGTCAAGTTCGCGCTGGCCGCGATCATCATGGGATCGGCGTTCCTGCTCTTCCTGCCGTTCGCCGGCGGAGGAGCGAACTCCACGCCGCTGCTCGCGATCGTCGGGATCCTCTTCGTGTTCACCGTGGCCGAGCTGCTCATCTCGCCGGTCGGCCTGTCGGCGGCGACCAAGCTCGCGCCGACCGTGTTCCGCACGCAGATGGTCGCGCTGTTCTTCCTGTCGATCGCGCTGGGCACGGCGATCTCCGGCTGGCTCGTGCAGTTCTACGACCCGGAGAACGAGGTGCCCTTCTTCTCGATCCTCGGCGGCATCGCCATCGTGGTCGGCATCGGGCTGCTGCTCAGCGTGAAGCCCGTGCTGAAGCTCATGCGCGGGGTGCGCTGA
- a CDS encoding GNAT family N-acetyltransferase, which yields MRTIRDLDTVELILDAQGLLDSIRGPQRVVDAGTLRALQQSGNYVVGFFDGEGDDERMVGASIAFFGEPARRAMHSHITALLPEYRGRGWGRELKEHQRQWAFSRDVGRITWVFDPLVARNAHFFFTVLGARATGYSVNRYGIFGGGDAGDESDRLDVEWALADIAKPPADDTVVETLEIPADIEALRVSDPAAAHEWRLRLRAQMEGLLGSGLRIAGYDTARGYLFTA from the coding sequence GTGCGAACCATCCGTGATCTCGACACCGTTGAACTCATCCTCGACGCGCAGGGCCTGCTCGACTCCATCCGGGGTCCGCAGCGCGTGGTGGATGCCGGAACCCTGCGTGCCCTGCAGCAGTCGGGCAACTACGTCGTCGGCTTCTTCGACGGTGAGGGCGACGACGAGCGCATGGTGGGCGCCTCCATCGCCTTCTTCGGCGAGCCCGCGCGCCGTGCGATGCACTCGCACATCACCGCCCTGCTCCCCGAATACCGCGGTCGCGGTTGGGGTCGCGAGCTCAAGGAGCACCAGCGCCAGTGGGCGTTCTCCCGCGACGTCGGCCGCATCACGTGGGTGTTCGATCCGCTCGTGGCACGCAACGCGCACTTCTTCTTCACCGTGCTCGGCGCACGCGCGACCGGCTACTCGGTCAACCGCTACGGCATCTTCGGCGGCGGCGACGCGGGCGATGAGAGCGACCGCCTCGATGTCGAGTGGGCGCTCGCCGACATCGCCAAGCCTCCGGCCGACGACACGGTCGTGGAGACCCTCGAGATCCCGGCCGACATCGAGGCGCTGCGCGTCTCCGATCCTGCGGCCGCTCACGAGTGGCGCCTGCGCCTGCGTGCGCAGATGGAGGGTCTGCTCGGCAGCGGCCTCCGGATCGCCGGGTACGACACCGCGCGCGGCTACCTCTTCACGGCCTGA